A portion of the Desulfomicrobium macestii genome contains these proteins:
- a CDS encoding type IV pilus twitching motility protein PilT yields the protein MTLCPIPPVTEQRPCDMTALFRETVRRKASDLHITANMPPIFRIKGELQRAGCDPYSPADIEILVGQMLTARHAQVLKDKRSVDFAVSASEGRFRIAVYYQRGAMSVAARLLHAGIPSFESLGLPGAIAELTRLRDGLILVTGVTGSGKSTTLATVLDDINATSRRNIITIEDPIEYVYQNNLSIIHQRELHSDVPTFADALRDALRADPDVLLVGEMRDLETMRTAIMAAETGHLVFSTLHSRDCVSTINRLVGAFPAGEQAQIRQQLSSTLKAVISQRLLPNASGTGRIPAVEIMVSTPGISNLIRQGKDDMIYSSIETGMQLGMQTMEQCLIRLITEGKIGMETGLSAARNENLLRQRLSARRLAAGPEPVKAPEYKRCFSR from the coding sequence ATGACCCTGTGCCCCATCCCTCCCGTGACCGAGCAGAGGCCCTGCGACATGACGGCGCTGTTCCGCGAAACCGTGCGCCGCAAGGCCTCTGATCTGCACATCACGGCCAACATGCCGCCCATTTTCCGCATCAAGGGGGAACTGCAACGGGCTGGCTGCGATCCGTACAGTCCAGCTGACATCGAGATTCTGGTGGGCCAAATGCTCACCGCCCGGCACGCCCAGGTCTTGAAAGACAAGCGTTCCGTGGATTTTGCGGTCAGCGCCAGCGAAGGCCGCTTCCGAATCGCCGTGTACTACCAGCGCGGCGCCATGAGCGTAGCCGCCCGCCTCCTGCATGCGGGGATCCCATCCTTCGAGAGCCTCGGCCTGCCCGGAGCCATCGCCGAACTGACGAGACTGCGCGACGGACTGATCCTGGTCACGGGTGTAACCGGCTCGGGCAAGTCCACCACCCTGGCTACAGTCCTAGATGACATCAACGCCACCTCACGGCGCAACATCATCACCATCGAGGACCCCATCGAGTACGTCTACCAGAACAACCTGAGCATCATCCACCAGCGCGAACTGCACTCCGACGTGCCGACCTTCGCCGACGCCCTGCGCGACGCCCTTCGCGCCGACCCGGACGTCCTGCTGGTGGGCGAAATGCGGGACCTGGAGACCATGCGCACGGCCATCATGGCCGCCGAGACCGGGCACCTGGTCTTCTCCACCCTGCACTCCCGCGACTGCGTCTCGACCATCAACCGTCTGGTCGGCGCGTTCCCGGCGGGCGAGCAGGCCCAGATCCGCCAGCAGCTTTCCTCGACGCTCAAAGCCGTGATCTCGCAACGTCTGCTGCCCAACGCCTCGGGCACGGGACGCATTCCGGCCGTGGAGATCATGGTCTCCACCCCCGGCATCTCCAACCTCATCCGTCAGGGCAAGGACGACATGATCTACTCCTCCATCGAAACGGGCATGCAGCTCGGCATGCAGACCATGGAGCAGTGCCTGATCCGGCTTATAACCGAAGGCAAGATCGGCATGGAGACAGGGCTGTCCGCTGCCCGCAACGAAAACCTGCTCCGTCAGCGCCTCTCGGCCCGCCGTCTGGCCGCCGGACCGGAACCCGTGAAGGCTCCCGAGTACAAGAGGTGTTTTTCGAGATGA
- a CDS encoding type II secretion system protein GspD — protein MSSSVRLAILCATMLLLAGCAGMKEKIAPKGGPTFKTAGNQGFLSAEALPLLEDSGPIVRVIKGQPVDDVETTLRDMTAQANAPLRGGMDAHIGSLMLRGVHVRAIAELLTDICGYNVVATNTVAASPVNIFLQNISLREALNAICRLNNLWYREGQGIITLMTREEYVQDIQARQSDQTRAFYVRYTNAADMAKLIKASMGEEVHLAVIEDEKIYGHIDPEKAAVINQNSGGSPTLSVDAGKGDGQDVPLLEPATTGARMGGSGSAGAKPTMAILTVFKRNNCIVARSLDGGLLNEMGRIIEALDTPTSQVLLEIRILQLTLGDGFESFFDVNWDVISGSGIMGDYAATLGLGGSTSMGSNTLNFLFNSEKLYARLALYENAGRAEIISTPFLMTANNSKVEFFVGEETPLRDDVTTKTVAVGDQGDTITTFQVNIIREELGTDVEMTTFINADSTVTMEFEAEISAPILNYSSISVVNEKSGEVLEFPLDGKSKSELKSILSARSGQTIAIGGIIRESLDYNTNKVPGLGDVPGLGLLFSEIKNTKKKTETVILLTPHVIMHPAQAEAVSREFMRRKSSHEQITEGKENILEPETSKTGQP, from the coding sequence CCACCTTCAAAACCGCCGGGAACCAGGGCTTCCTCTCCGCCGAGGCGCTGCCCCTGCTGGAGGATTCCGGCCCCATCGTGCGCGTCATCAAGGGGCAACCCGTTGATGATGTGGAGACGACCCTGCGCGACATGACGGCCCAGGCCAACGCTCCCCTGCGCGGAGGCATGGACGCCCATATCGGATCCCTCATGCTTCGCGGCGTGCACGTAAGGGCCATCGCCGAACTGCTGACCGACATCTGCGGCTACAACGTGGTGGCCACCAACACCGTGGCCGCAAGTCCCGTCAACATCTTTCTGCAGAACATCAGCCTGCGCGAGGCCCTGAACGCCATCTGCCGCCTGAACAACCTGTGGTACCGTGAAGGCCAGGGCATCATCACCCTCATGACCCGCGAGGAATACGTGCAGGACATCCAGGCCCGACAGAGCGACCAGACCCGGGCCTTCTACGTGCGCTACACCAATGCGGCGGACATGGCCAAGCTGATCAAGGCATCCATGGGCGAGGAAGTACACTTGGCGGTGATCGAGGACGAGAAGATCTACGGCCACATCGACCCCGAAAAAGCGGCCGTGATCAACCAGAACAGCGGCGGCTCCCCGACCCTGTCCGTGGACGCGGGCAAAGGTGACGGACAGGACGTACCCCTGCTCGAACCGGCCACCACCGGAGCCAGAATGGGAGGAAGCGGATCGGCTGGCGCCAAGCCGACCATGGCCATCCTGACGGTCTTCAAGCGCAACAACTGCATCGTGGCCCGCTCCCTGGACGGGGGGCTCCTGAACGAGATGGGCCGCATCATCGAGGCCCTGGACACGCCCACCAGCCAGGTGCTTTTGGAAATCAGGATTTTGCAACTGACGCTAGGCGACGGGTTCGAAAGCTTCTTCGACGTGAACTGGGATGTAATCTCGGGCAGCGGCATCATGGGCGATTATGCCGCGACTCTGGGCCTAGGTGGCAGCACGTCCATGGGTTCCAACACTCTGAACTTTTTATTCAACTCTGAAAAATTATACGCGCGTCTGGCTCTGTATGAGAACGCGGGCCGAGCCGAGATCATCTCCACACCATTCCTGATGACGGCCAACAACAGCAAGGTCGAATTCTTCGTCGGCGAGGAGACGCCCCTGCGCGACGACGTGACCACCAAGACCGTGGCCGTGGGCGACCAGGGCGACACCATCACCACCTTTCAGGTCAACATCATCCGCGAGGAGCTCGGCACGGACGTGGAGATGACCACTTTCATCAACGCCGACAGCACCGTGACCATGGAGTTCGAGGCCGAAATCTCCGCGCCCATCCTCAACTACAGCAGCATCTCCGTGGTCAACGAGAAAAGCGGTGAGGTGCTGGAGTTCCCACTGGACGGCAAGAGCAAGAGCGAACTCAAATCCATCCTCTCGGCCAGGTCCGGGCAGACCATCGCCATCGGCGGCATCATCCGCGAGTCCCTGGACTACAACACCAACAAGGTGCCGGGCCTGGGGGATGTCCCGGGCCTGGGCCTGCTGTTCAGCGAAATCAAGAACACCAAGAAGAAGACCGAAACCGTGATCCTGCTCACTCCGCACGTCATCATGCACCCGGCCCAGGCCGAGGCCGTATCCAGAGAATTCATGCGCCGCAAGAGCTCCCACGAGCAGATCACCGAGGGCAAGGAGAACATCCTCGAACCAGAAACCAGCAAGACAGGCCAGCCATGA